Proteins encoded together in one Streptomyces sp. NA04227 window:
- a CDS encoding MATE family efflux transporter has protein sequence MPTPFTTLLSDSRALATLAVPLALTQLAQVALTTTDTVMMGLMGAEALAGGGLALVIFNQLRTMGVGMVTAVGNQVSAASARADEDGELTAEAAEEVRGVVRAGLALATLSGLFGALVILALGRLVGYLGQDADVVDRAWPVILALAPGLVPCLWFQAIRQFTVGMRRPQALLQITIASVAVNAALNWGLVHGTWLLPELGLPGIGVATSIVYALTCLALYASARRDPRLGPLIDIRIWKSDPATLRRLGGLGLPIAATYGSEAGFFSVVALIIGTFGSAALAAHTAVNQLIYIVFQIAVGLSHAASLNVSRELALDRIVAARRIKNTALACAAAVMAVVGLVYLTVPGLVLRPFLDASAQDGNSATDIATNLLLVAAVLQFFDCAQNIGVGLLRGLDDTRSGFRITLVGYWLVGLPAAWLLGTVADLETVGVWLGLLTGLAVTALLLLRRYGQALSGRAVGEVVPA, from the coding sequence ATGCCGACACCGTTCACCACCCTGCTCAGCGACAGCCGTGCCCTGGCGACGCTGGCCGTACCGCTCGCCCTGACCCAGCTCGCCCAGGTCGCCCTGACCACCACCGACACGGTGATGATGGGCCTGATGGGCGCCGAGGCGCTGGCCGGGGGCGGCCTGGCGCTGGTCATCTTCAACCAGCTCCGCACCATGGGCGTCGGCATGGTCACCGCCGTCGGCAACCAGGTCTCCGCCGCCTCCGCCCGCGCCGACGAGGACGGCGAACTCACCGCGGAGGCGGCCGAGGAGGTCCGGGGAGTGGTGCGCGCCGGGCTGGCGCTCGCCACCCTGTCCGGCCTGTTCGGCGCCCTGGTGATCCTGGCCCTGGGCCGCCTCGTCGGCTACCTCGGCCAGGACGCCGACGTGGTGGACCGCGCCTGGCCGGTGATCCTCGCCCTGGCCCCCGGCCTGGTCCCCTGCCTGTGGTTCCAGGCCATCCGCCAGTTCACGGTCGGCATGCGCAGACCACAGGCACTGCTGCAGATCACCATCGCCTCGGTGGCCGTCAACGCGGCCCTCAACTGGGGCCTGGTGCACGGCACCTGGCTGCTGCCCGAACTCGGCCTGCCCGGCATCGGCGTGGCCACCAGCATCGTGTACGCCCTGACCTGCCTGGCCCTGTACGCCTCGGCCCGCCGCGACCCCCGGCTCGGCCCGCTGATCGACATCCGGATCTGGAAGTCCGACCCGGCCACCCTGCGCCGCCTCGGCGGCCTCGGCCTGCCCATCGCCGCGACCTACGGCTCCGAGGCCGGGTTCTTCTCCGTGGTCGCCCTGATCATCGGCACCTTCGGCAGCGCCGCCCTGGCCGCGCACACCGCGGTCAACCAGCTCATCTACATCGTCTTCCAGATCGCCGTCGGCCTCTCCCACGCCGCCTCGCTCAACGTCAGCCGGGAACTCGCCCTGGACCGGATCGTCGCGGCACGGCGCATCAAGAACACGGCCCTGGCCTGCGCGGCCGCCGTCATGGCCGTGGTCGGCCTCGTCTATCTGACCGTTCCCGGCCTGGTTCTGCGCCCCTTCCTCGACGCCTCCGCCCAGGACGGCAACAGCGCCACCGACATCGCCACCAACCTCCTCCTGGTCGCGGCGGTCCTCCAGTTCTTCGACTGTGCCCAGAACATCGGCGTCGGCCTCCTGCGCGGCCTCGACGACACCAGGAGCGGCTTCCGCATCACCCTCGTCGGCTACTGGCTCGTCGGTCTGCCTGCGGCCTGGCTGCTCGGCACCGTGGCCGACCTGGAGACGGTGGGCGTCTGGCTGGGCCTGCTCACCGGCCTCGCGGTCACCGCCCTGCTCCTGCTGCGGCGCTACGGGCAGGCGTTGTCGGGGCGGGCGGTGGGGGAGGTGGTCCCGGCCTGA
- a CDS encoding MFS transporter — MPSSVRLGYPAAAAVFAIGMAGTTLPTPLYGLYREELGFSELMVTVVFAVYAVGVITVLLTAGDYSDRAGRRPVLLVALLLSVGSAVCFLLEGGLPLLFAGRLLSGFAAGLFSGAATAAVLELAAPDARSRAGFAATAANMGGLGCGPLLSGLLAEYAPRPLTLPFLVHLALLVLAALLLFALPETVAEREHRPRLKPQGMVVPPRVRSLFAPAALAGFAGFSLLGLFTAVAPSFIAETLDVRNLAVSGVVVFSVFLASTAGQLLSPRVGARRALPYGCLVLVAGLALIAGALLLESLPLLICGAVTGGTGQGLAFRAAVTSVGTAAPDAQRGATVSAFFVVAYAGISLPVVGVGAMAVWLGLRPAGVIFTAVVALLATAVGLRLRRVAAAEAA; from the coding sequence ATGCCCAGCTCCGTTCGCCTCGGATACCCGGCGGCGGCGGCCGTGTTCGCCATCGGCATGGCCGGGACCACGCTGCCCACCCCGCTGTACGGCCTCTACCGCGAGGAGCTGGGCTTCTCGGAGCTGATGGTCACCGTGGTGTTCGCCGTCTACGCGGTGGGGGTCATCACGGTGCTGCTCACCGCCGGGGACTACTCCGACCGGGCCGGGCGCCGCCCCGTCCTGTTGGTCGCGCTGCTGCTCTCCGTGGGGAGCGCGGTGTGCTTTCTGCTGGAGGGCGGGCTGCCGCTGCTGTTCGCCGGACGGCTGCTCTCGGGTTTCGCCGCGGGGCTGTTCAGCGGTGCGGCGACCGCCGCCGTACTGGAACTGGCCGCGCCCGACGCCCGTAGCCGTGCGGGGTTCGCCGCCACCGCCGCCAACATGGGCGGCCTCGGCTGCGGTCCGCTGCTCTCCGGGCTGCTCGCCGAGTACGCGCCCCGGCCGCTGACCCTGCCGTTCCTGGTCCATCTGGCGCTGCTCGTGCTCGCCGCGCTGCTGCTGTTCGCCCTGCCGGAGACGGTCGCGGAGCGCGAGCACCGGCCGCGGCTCAAGCCTCAGGGCATGGTCGTCCCGCCGCGGGTCCGCTCGTTGTTCGCACCGGCCGCGCTGGCCGGGTTCGCGGGTTTCTCGCTGCTCGGCCTGTTCACCGCGGTGGCCCCCAGCTTCATCGCCGAGACGCTCGACGTCCGCAATCTGGCCGTCTCCGGCGTGGTGGTCTTCTCCGTGTTCCTCGCCTCCACCGCCGGGCAGTTGCTGTCGCCGAGGGTCGGTGCCCGTCGCGCGCTGCCGTACGGCTGTCTGGTCCTGGTCGCCGGTCTCGCGCTGATCGCCGGGGCGTTGCTGCTCGAATCCCTGCCCCTGCTGATCTGCGGTGCGGTCACCGGCGGCACCGGCCAGGGCCTCGCCTTCCGCGCCGCCGTGACCTCGGTGGGCACCGCCGCTCCGGACGCCCAACGGGGCGCGACCGTCTCTGCGTTCTTCGTCGTCGCGTACGCGGGTATCTCGCTGCCCGTGGTCGGAGTCGGCGCGATGGCGGTGTGGCTGGGTCTGAGGCCCGCGGGCGTCATCTTCACCGCGGTCGTCGCGCTGCTCGCCACGGCCGTCGGGCTCCGGCTGCGACGGGTGGCCGCGGCGGAGGCGGCCTGA
- a CDS encoding aminotransferase class III-fold pyridoxal phosphate-dependent enzyme, which translates to MALTEPVTRAPGPAKDGVPRRRAIRESAARGYACALPVVPVRARGLIIEGADGRRYLDCLSGAAGLVLGHNHPVVLRAIREMLDSGEPLQTLDLATPVRDRFVGELLGSLPGELAGRARVRFCSPGGTDAVESALALVRAATGRTDLLTFTGARHQPSTAAPPTVSTPLPYPQDYRCPFGTGGERGAQLAARWAESLLDDPLSGIGRPAALLLEPVQDEGGVLPAPAPWLRRLRELTSTYGIALVADERRTGIGRTGSFWGVGHSGIVPEVMVLSGAVGGGMPLAVLVHHEDLGDPRDEASPGTVRGNQLAMAAGAATLAHVRRNGLAARAGELGARLLGLLRTLGAAHDCVGEVRGRGLMLGLELVDPAGTTAGAPPAPAPELARRVRQECLNRGLIVGLCGRHDAVVRLLPPLTLTDEQADAVVERLADALRAAAAARPPGTDPLRPDVRPTTPIHPPR; encoded by the coding sequence GTGGCCCTGACCGAGCCCGTCACGAGGGCGCCCGGTCCCGCGAAGGACGGCGTTCCACGACGCCGGGCGATCCGCGAGTCCGCGGCGCGCGGCTATGCGTGCGCCTTGCCCGTGGTGCCGGTACGGGCCCGCGGGCTGATCATCGAGGGCGCCGACGGTCGCCGTTACCTGGACTGTCTGTCCGGCGCCGCGGGCCTGGTACTGGGCCACAACCACCCCGTCGTCCTGCGCGCGATCCGCGAGATGCTGGACTCCGGCGAGCCGCTCCAGACACTCGACCTGGCAACTCCGGTCAGGGACAGGTTCGTTGGCGAACTCCTCGGGAGCCTGCCCGGTGAACTCGCCGGGCGGGCCCGGGTCCGGTTCTGTTCCCCGGGCGGGACGGACGCCGTCGAGTCCGCGCTCGCGCTGGTGCGCGCCGCCACCGGACGCACCGACCTGCTCACCTTCACCGGCGCCCGCCACCAGCCCTCCACCGCCGCACCGCCCACGGTGAGCACCCCGCTCCCGTACCCGCAGGACTACCGCTGCCCGTTCGGCACCGGCGGCGAGCGGGGCGCCCAACTCGCCGCGCGCTGGGCCGAATCGCTCCTGGACGATCCACTGTCGGGCATCGGGCGCCCGGCGGCGCTGCTCCTGGAACCGGTACAGGACGAAGGCGGCGTCCTCCCGGCGCCCGCGCCCTGGCTGCGCCGGCTGCGGGAGCTGACCAGCACGTACGGCATCGCCCTGGTCGCCGACGAGAGGCGGACCGGGATCGGCCGTACCGGGTCCTTCTGGGGCGTCGGGCACAGCGGAATCGTTCCCGAGGTGATGGTGCTCTCCGGCGCCGTGGGCGGCGGCATGCCGCTCGCGGTCCTCGTGCACCACGAGGACCTCGGCGACCCGCGCGACGAGGCGTCCCCGGGCACCGTCCGCGGCAACCAGCTCGCGATGGCGGCGGGCGCGGCCACCCTCGCTCATGTCCGGCGCAACGGCCTGGCCGCACGCGCCGGTGAACTCGGCGCCCGGCTGCTCGGCCTGCTGCGCACCCTCGGCGCCGCCCACGACTGTGTCGGCGAGGTGCGCGGCCGCGGACTGATGCTCGGCCTGGAACTCGTCGACCCGGCCGGTACCACCGCGGGAGCGCCCCCGGCCCCCGCCCCCGAACTGGCCCGCCGGGTACGGCAGGAGTGCCTGAACCGCGGCCTGATCGTCGGCCTGTGCGGACGCCACGACGCCGTCGTACGGCTGCTGCCCCCGCTGACGCTCACCGACGAACAGGCCGACGCGGTGGTCGAGCGGCTCGCCGACGCCCTGCGCGCGGCGGCCGCGGCCCGGCCGCCCGGCACCGATCCGCTCCGGCCCGACGTACGCCCTACGACTCCCATTCATCCTCCGAGGTAG
- a CDS encoding TauD/TfdA family dioxygenase: MPTGAAPIRQLDPHAVDELTRTARKILAEFGSSATRPELLGRVAESAALFSDPIREHCRPVDTDDGLFVLRGLPLDDADIGPTPASWATAGDRAAEWDVILLLLTAAMGHPIAWAGQQEGRFVHNIVPSPGHETEQTGASSGVLLSPHTEDAFHPGRAHLLLLACMRNHDAIATTAASIRKVQLADDDIESLTRPELPILPDDAYAEAQSFGGVPPKVPTLWRSETGTTLRYDPAYTPLETASAEHRAAYARLTAELERVSVAVSLEPGEVLVVDNDLVVHGRVPFQARYDGTDRWLKRASARLPGRRSRPPAEREEHGYGQAALVAHP; the protein is encoded by the coding sequence ATGCCCACGGGAGCCGCGCCGATAAGGCAGCTCGACCCGCACGCCGTCGACGAGTTGACCCGCACCGCCCGGAAAATCCTCGCCGAGTTCGGCAGTTCGGCCACCCGGCCCGAACTGCTCGGCCGAGTCGCCGAATCCGCCGCCCTGTTCAGCGACCCGATCCGCGAGCACTGCCGTCCGGTCGACACCGACGACGGCCTGTTCGTCCTGCGCGGTCTGCCCCTGGACGACGCGGACATCGGTCCCACGCCCGCGAGTTGGGCCACCGCCGGCGACCGCGCGGCCGAATGGGACGTGATCCTGCTGCTGCTCACCGCCGCCATGGGCCACCCGATCGCCTGGGCGGGACAGCAGGAGGGCCGGTTCGTGCACAACATCGTGCCCTCGCCCGGACACGAGACGGAACAGACCGGCGCCAGCAGCGGCGTGCTGCTCAGCCCGCACACCGAGGACGCGTTCCATCCCGGCCGCGCGCATCTGCTGCTGCTCGCCTGTATGCGCAACCACGACGCCATCGCGACCACCGCGGCCAGTATCCGCAAGGTCCAACTCGCCGACGACGACATCGAGTCGCTGACCCGCCCGGAGCTGCCCATCCTCCCCGACGACGCCTACGCCGAGGCGCAGTCCTTCGGCGGCGTGCCACCGAAGGTCCCCACCCTCTGGCGCTCCGAGACCGGCACCACCCTGCGCTACGACCCCGCCTACACGCCCCTCGAAACGGCCTCCGCCGAACACCGCGCCGCCTACGCCCGGTTGACCGCCGAACTGGAGCGCGTCTCGGTGGCCGTGTCCCTGGAGCCCGGCGAGGTGCTCGTGGTCGACAACGACCTGGTCGTCCACGGCCGGGTGCCCTTCCAGGCCCGCTACGACGGCACCGACCGCTGGCTGAAGCGGGCATCCGCCCGGCTGCCCGGCCGCCGGAGCCGCCCGCCCGCCGAGCGGGAAGAACACGGCTACGGCCAGGCCGCGCTCGTGGCCCACCCCTGA
- a CDS encoding IucA/IucC family siderophore biosynthesis protein encodes MPRQAAGPRHHPPAPAGPDPLDHEDPRSAAQAAGAENLLRCWVRERALGRPENGTLRLALPASRTAVLVPVHYWSRSGWHRFGPPRIEGAPTNAPPLDAVALAALLAREGADPASGEEVRVPEQGAAARRSEPPAAAGADTESADLVARVADSVRRTAHFLAERRARPGDPADLFLGGEQALVLGHPLHPTPKSREGLSETEGRLYSPELRGSFPLHWLAVHQSVLSADSAWTEGGRAVPAEQLAARLGGAELPLPEGFVALPAHPWQVREVRERDDFGELFAAGLLVDLGAHGPRWSPTSSVRTVYRTGAPAMLKLSLGVRITNSRRENLRKELHRGVEVHRLLRGGLAARWRHAHPTFDVVRDPAWLGVDSPRGGPLTGLDVVIRHNPFGPGDDVACVAGLVAPRPTGSGTGPLRSRLAELVQRLSARTGAPLGAVSAEWFLRYLEQVVRPVLWLDAEAGIALEAHQQNTLLLLDAEGWPAGGRYRDNQGYYFRESRRAELAARLPGIAAESDTFVADAVTDERFAYYLGINNVLGLIGAFGSQRLADEELLLAAFRRFLAEAAGGRDKTRSPLPALLLDTPVLRCKANMLTRLRGLDELVGPVDTQSVYVTFANPLHA; translated from the coding sequence GTGCCCCGGCAGGCGGCGGGCCCGCGCCACCATCCGCCCGCCCCGGCGGGGCCGGACCCGCTGGACCACGAGGACCCGCGGAGCGCCGCCCAGGCGGCGGGCGCCGAGAACCTGCTGCGCTGCTGGGTGCGCGAACGGGCCCTGGGCAGGCCGGAGAACGGCACGCTGCGGCTCGCGCTGCCCGCGTCGAGGACCGCCGTCCTGGTGCCGGTGCACTACTGGTCGCGTTCGGGCTGGCACCGCTTCGGGCCGCCCCGTATCGAAGGCGCCCCGACGAACGCACCGCCGCTCGACGCCGTCGCGCTGGCCGCCCTGCTCGCCCGGGAGGGCGCCGATCCGGCATCCGGCGAGGAGGTCCGGGTGCCCGAACAGGGCGCTGCCGCCCGGCGATCCGAGCCCCCGGCCGCTGCCGGCGCGGACACCGAGAGCGCCGATCTGGTGGCCAGGGTCGCCGACTCGGTGCGGCGCACCGCGCACTTCCTCGCCGAGCGCAGGGCCCGGCCCGGCGACCCGGCCGACCTGTTCCTCGGCGGCGAGCAGGCCCTGGTCCTCGGCCATCCGCTGCACCCCACACCCAAGAGCCGCGAAGGCCTCTCGGAGACCGAAGGGCGCCTGTACTCACCGGAGTTGCGCGGCAGCTTCCCGCTGCACTGGCTCGCGGTGCACCAGTCCGTACTCAGCGCCGACTCGGCCTGGACCGAGGGCGGCCGCGCGGTCCCCGCCGAGCAGCTCGCCGCCCGCCTCGGCGGCGCCGAACTGCCGCTCCCCGAGGGCTTCGTGGCCCTGCCCGCGCACCCCTGGCAGGTCCGGGAGGTGCGCGAACGGGACGACTTCGGCGAGCTGTTCGCCGCCGGACTCCTGGTCGACCTGGGCGCGCACGGCCCCCGGTGGAGCCCGACCTCCTCGGTCCGCACCGTCTACCGCACCGGCGCGCCCGCGATGCTGAAGCTCTCGCTCGGCGTACGGATCACCAACTCCCGCCGCGAGAACCTGCGCAAGGAACTGCACCGAGGCGTCGAGGTGCACCGTCTCCTGCGCGGCGGGCTCGCCGCCCGCTGGCGGCACGCGCACCCCACCTTCGACGTGGTGCGCGACCCGGCCTGGCTGGGTGTCGACAGCCCGCGGGGCGGTCCGCTCACCGGGCTCGACGTGGTGATCCGGCACAACCCCTTCGGCCCCGGCGACGACGTGGCCTGCGTCGCGGGCCTGGTCGCACCGCGCCCCACCGGCTCGGGCACCGGACCGCTCCGCTCACGGCTCGCGGAACTGGTGCAGCGCCTGTCCGCCCGGACCGGCGCCCCGCTCGGAGCCGTGTCCGCCGAGTGGTTCCTGCGCTACCTGGAACAGGTCGTGCGCCCCGTCCTGTGGCTGGACGCCGAGGCGGGCATCGCGCTGGAGGCGCACCAGCAGAACACGCTGCTGCTGCTCGACGCGGAGGGCTGGCCCGCCGGAGGCCGCTACCGCGACAACCAGGGCTACTACTTCCGTGAGTCACGGCGGGCCGAACTCGCCGCCCGGCTCCCGGGGATCGCGGCCGAGAGCGACACCTTCGTCGCCGACGCCGTGACCGACGAGCGCTTCGCCTACTACCTCGGCATCAACAACGTCCTCGGCCTCATCGGCGCCTTCGGCTCGCAGCGCCTGGCCGACGAGGAACTCCTCCTCGCCGCCTTCCGCCGCTTCCTCGCCGAGGCCGCGGGCGGCAGGGACAAGACCCGCTCCCCGCTGCCCGCGCTGCTGCTCGACACCCCGGTGCTGCGCTGCAAGGCCAATATGCTCACGCGGCTGCGCGGCCTGGACGAACTCGTCGGCCCGGTCGACACCCAGTCCGTGTACGTCACCTTCGCCAACCCCCTGCACGCATGA
- a CDS encoding cysteine synthase family protein yields MDKALSRPAVVSRVSDLIGHTPLFELCRTENGSRLLLKLEQFNPTGTAKIRMARQMVLDAEERGLLRPGGRIVESTSGNTGLGLAVVAAERGYTFTAVVDHHAAADKLRGMKALGAELVYVAEEGDEELATAAREEFAEKLADEDDTAYFTEQHNNAANAVGYYSVAHELDAALDGRIDILVGAVGTGGGLCGTARELRKTVPDVRIVGVEPKGSIAFGGPAHDYYQSGTGTPEGATIGLLVDFDLIDEGVKVGDVEAFATARVLARRTGLLIGGSAGGVVHEALTRMSALEPGTTMVALVNDGGEKYMDTVFHDDWMDARNLTDPAVEREVDELLAKLREN; encoded by the coding sequence ATGGACAAGGCGCTCTCGCGTCCTGCCGTGGTCAGCCGCGTCTCCGACCTCATCGGCCACACCCCGCTGTTCGAACTGTGCCGCACCGAGAACGGCAGCCGACTGCTCCTGAAACTGGAGCAGTTCAACCCGACCGGCACCGCCAAGATACGGATGGCCCGCCAGATGGTCCTGGACGCCGAGGAGCGCGGACTGCTGCGCCCCGGCGGCCGTATCGTCGAGTCCACCTCCGGCAACACGGGCCTCGGCCTCGCGGTGGTCGCCGCCGAACGCGGCTACACCTTCACCGCGGTCGTCGACCACCACGCCGCCGCCGACAAACTCCGCGGCATGAAGGCCCTCGGCGCCGAACTGGTCTACGTCGCCGAGGAGGGCGACGAGGAACTGGCCACCGCCGCCCGCGAGGAGTTCGCCGAGAAACTGGCGGACGAGGACGACACCGCCTACTTCACCGAGCAGCACAACAACGCGGCCAACGCGGTCGGTTACTACAGCGTCGCGCATGAACTCGACGCCGCCCTCGACGGCCGTATCGACATCCTCGTCGGCGCCGTCGGCACCGGCGGCGGGCTGTGCGGCACCGCACGGGAACTGCGCAAGACCGTGCCGGACGTACGGATCGTGGGTGTCGAACCGAAGGGCTCCATCGCCTTCGGCGGGCCCGCCCACGACTACTACCAGTCCGGCACCGGCACCCCCGAGGGCGCCACCATCGGCCTGCTGGTCGACTTCGACCTCATCGACGAGGGCGTCAAGGTCGGCGACGTCGAGGCCTTCGCCACCGCCCGCGTCCTCGCCCGCCGCACCGGTCTGCTCATCGGCGGCTCCGCGGGCGGCGTCGTCCACGAGGCGCTGACCCGCATGTCCGCCCTGGAACCGGGCACGACTATGGTCGCGCTGGTCAACGACGGAGGCGAGAAGTACATGGACACCGTCTTCCACGACGACTGGATGGACGCCCGCAACCTGACCGACCCGGCCGTCGAACGCGAAGTCGACGAGCTCCTGGCCAAACTCCGCGAGAACTGA
- a CDS encoding ornithine cyclodeaminase family protein — protein sequence MTGTPASADRDPVGISADDKALRILSTSDVAGLDISLADVVAVVEQAYRTLADGKSANPRKLTVKPEDGHSVSYAMLGRDGVREVVAVKTSYKHGLDKSRDEQHYYTTLTLYDDVTGLPVAMMDCGRVGSLRTPAVSALLARELAAPASRSALVIGTGTQGRLALPFLLTTLPGLDRLMVHGSHPEGLAAVRERLHHYFPDRELEVVEDVRAAAAEADVVVATAGQHTRAAVESADLKPGALSILVGHGIAPSTLHEADRVIATSEAQMRVTGTDMADADGQFPAVDAEFPEVIAGRAKGRGAADERIFAYNSGLVVTDIALGHRFAQLAVEQGLGTRVSLWQ from the coding sequence GTGACCGGCACCCCCGCCAGCGCCGACCGCGACCCGGTCGGCATATCCGCGGACGACAAAGCCCTGCGCATCCTCAGCACCAGTGACGTCGCGGGCCTCGACATCTCCCTCGCCGACGTGGTCGCGGTGGTCGAACAGGCCTACCGCACCCTCGCCGACGGCAAGTCGGCCAACCCGCGCAAACTCACCGTGAAGCCCGAGGACGGCCACTCCGTCTCCTACGCGATGCTCGGCCGCGACGGCGTCCGCGAGGTCGTCGCTGTCAAGACCTCGTACAAGCACGGCCTGGACAAGTCGCGCGACGAGCAGCACTACTACACGACGCTGACCCTCTACGACGACGTCACCGGGCTGCCCGTGGCGATGATGGACTGCGGCCGCGTCGGCTCGCTGCGCACCCCGGCCGTCTCGGCACTGCTCGCCCGCGAGCTGGCCGCGCCCGCCAGCCGCAGCGCGCTGGTCATCGGCACCGGTACGCAGGGCCGTCTCGCCCTGCCCTTCCTGCTGACCACACTGCCCGGCCTGGATCGGCTGATGGTCCACGGCAGCCACCCCGAGGGCCTCGCCGCGGTCCGCGAACGCCTCCACCACTACTTCCCCGACCGGGAGTTGGAGGTCGTCGAGGACGTACGGGCGGCCGCCGCCGAGGCGGACGTGGTGGTGGCCACCGCCGGTCAGCACACCCGCGCCGCCGTCGAGTCGGCCGACCTGAAGCCGGGCGCCCTGTCGATCCTGGTCGGCCACGGCATCGCCCCCTCCACCCTGCACGAGGCGGACCGGGTGATCGCCACCAGCGAGGCGCAGATGCGGGTCACGGGCACCGACATGGCCGACGCCGACGGTCAATTCCCGGCCGTGGACGCGGAGTTCCCCGAGGTGATCGCAGGGCGCGCGAAGGGCCGGGGTGCCGCGGACGAGCGGATCTTCGCCTACAACAGCGGCCTGGTCGTCACCGACATCGCCCTTGGGCACCGGTTCGCCCAGCTCGCCGTCGAACAGGGCCTGGGAACGCGGGTGTCACTGTGGCAGTGA
- a CDS encoding alanine racemase, with product MAVTPLPAAAAPPLPAHPDPYLDALLASGLPKDLSYAFGGPFHLLLPERFDANLAAFTRVLDETGVGGRVYYAKKANKAAAWMDRCAVTGTGVDVASTGELRDALGHGVRGEHLVLTGPAKSAELLRVAVLQGCLIAVDAPDELEHVLTQARALARRARVLLRRLPPAQPHSRFGLDDAELEAALARCAEAPDAVDMEGFSFHLSGYATEPRAQLAVELVELCLKARTLGLRADRISIGGGLAVDYTDAAHWEHYLREQRPDHYHAGKSFDAGDFYPYHSPVAGAEALRAVLGAHALAERLRAAGVSLLLEPGRALLDGAGCTVFGVQGVKDRPGYGIVTVDGSSLSLSEQWFNSEYLPDPVLLRGESTGGEPYPACVGGATCLESDMVTWRKVALPARPAPGDLLVYPNTAGYQMDSNESPFHELPLPPKVVVENADGRIRWRLDRHPLS from the coding sequence GTGGCAGTGACCCCTCTCCCGGCGGCGGCCGCCCCGCCGCTGCCCGCCCACCCGGACCCGTACCTCGACGCACTCCTCGCGAGCGGACTGCCCAAGGATCTCTCGTACGCCTTCGGTGGCCCGTTCCATCTGCTGCTGCCGGAGCGCTTCGACGCCAACCTGGCCGCTTTCACAAGGGTGTTGGACGAGACGGGCGTAGGCGGCCGGGTGTACTACGCGAAGAAGGCCAACAAGGCCGCCGCATGGATGGACCGCTGCGCGGTGACGGGCACCGGCGTGGACGTGGCCAGCACCGGCGAACTCCGGGACGCGCTCGGCCACGGGGTGCGCGGCGAACACCTCGTGCTCACCGGCCCCGCCAAATCCGCGGAACTGCTGCGGGTCGCCGTGCTTCAGGGCTGCCTGATCGCCGTGGACGCGCCCGACGAACTGGAGCACGTACTCACCCAGGCGCGCGCCCTCGCCCGCCGGGCCCGGGTCCTGCTGCGGCGACTGCCCCCGGCCCAGCCGCACAGCCGCTTCGGCCTCGACGACGCGGAACTTGAGGCCGCCCTCGCCCGGTGCGCCGAGGCCCCGGACGCCGTCGACATGGAGGGCTTCTCCTTCCACCTGTCCGGCTACGCCACCGAGCCGCGCGCCCAACTGGCCGTCGAACTGGTCGAGTTGTGCCTCAAAGCGCGCACCCTCGGCCTGCGCGCCGACCGGATCAGCATCGGCGGCGGCCTCGCCGTCGACTACACCGACGCCGCGCACTGGGAGCACTACCTGCGCGAGCAGCGGCCCGACCACTACCACGCGGGCAAGTCCTTCGACGCCGGGGACTTCTACCCGTACCACTCACCCGTGGCCGGCGCCGAGGCCCTGCGGGCGGTGCTCGGCGCGCACGCTCTCGCCGAACGCCTGCGCGCGGCAGGGGTCTCGCTCCTCCTGGAGCCCGGCCGTGCCCTGCTCGACGGCGCCGGATGCACGGTCTTCGGCGTCCAGGGTGTGAAGGACCGCCCCGGCTACGGCATCGTCACGGTGGACGGCAGCAGCCTGAGCCTGTCCGAGCAGTGGTTCAACAGCGAGTACCTGCCGGACCCGGTACTGCTGCGCGGCGAGAGCACCGGCGGCGAGCCGTACCCGGCCTGCGTCGGGGGCGCCACCTGCCTGGAGTCCGACATGGTCACCTGGCGCAAGGTGGCGCTGCCCGCACGTCCGGCCCCCGGCGACCTGCTCGTCTACCCCAACACCGCCGGGTACCAGATGGACTCCAACGAGTCTCCGTTCCACGAACTCCCGCTCCCGCCGAAGGTCGTCGTCGAGAACGCCGACGGCCGTATCCGCTGGCGGCTGGACCGCCACCCGCTCTCCTGA